A DNA window from Mycoplasmopsis pullorum contains the following coding sequences:
- the topA gene encoding type I DNA topoisomerase, whose translation MRKLVIVESPNKVETIQKYLGADYDVEASIGHIAKLKTSGLFGLGIDIENWEPSYSIEPDRREIVKKLKSLSKDAEWVYIATDPDREGEAIGEHLVDYLKLNDKYSRVKYNEITKDAILKAFEHPTTLDENLVNAQKARRMLDRIIGFRLSQLIKTKISNAPTTPSAGRVQSIALKLVVDREREILAFIPEKYFKLTAKINDLIFADYFNAQNPSDRKEWIFPDQINEIKKYFEQASKDLLVSDIKVTERKVQAMTPFKQAVLYRRSPLSSTSTQSAAQKLYEGYGEGGLISYPRTDSTRLSQTFVDQAQGYIKNKWGDAYVADNVKGFSGDQDAHEAIRPTDVTLTPELARKTYPQMSNNEYTVYKLIYENTLMSLITQPIRISKQYTYLNGEYTFRNSFSSVKFDGYYVVTGYEPDLPDPNYELNQVVPVEEFIFSDHETKPAPRYSEGALIEALDNIKVGRPSTFATTVKNIKDRLYVVNENSTLKPTQFGIDVLDKLTSSFSDIINESYTAKVEEELDLIAENQIEKNTVMQSFWDDFNNVFDKAKDTMEKTAYALEQLEEPCPFDKGVLVIRNNKKGQKFVGCLNFPKCKFAAGINLETKEIIPNAPKEKKK comes from the coding sequence ATGCGAAAATTAGTTATAGTTGAGTCACCTAATAAAGTGGAGACAATTCAAAAATATTTAGGTGCAGATTACGATGTTGAAGCAAGCATTGGACATATCGCAAAATTAAAAACTAGCGGTTTGTTTGGTCTTGGGATTGACATCGAAAATTGAGAACCATCATATTCAATCGAACCCGATCGCCGTGAAATTGTAAAGAAGCTTAAATCTTTATCTAAAGATGCAGAGTGAGTTTACATTGCAACTGATCCCGACCGCGAGGGGGAAGCTATTGGGGAACATTTAGTCGATTATTTAAAATTAAATGATAAATATTCACGTGTAAAATACAACGAAATTACTAAAGATGCTATTTTAAAGGCTTTTGAGCATCCAACTACATTGGATGAAAATTTAGTAAATGCTCAAAAAGCACGTCGTATGCTTGATCGTATTATCGGTTTTAGATTAAGTCAATTAATTAAAACTAAAATTTCAAATGCCCCAACTACCCCAAGTGCGGGACGTGTACAATCAATCGCACTGAAGTTGGTAGTGGATCGTGAACGTGAAATTTTAGCTTTTATTCCCGAAAAATACTTCAAACTAACAGCTAAAATTAACGATTTAATTTTTGCTGATTATTTTAATGCTCAAAATCCAAGCGATCGTAAGGAATGAATCTTTCCTGATCAAATCAATGAAATCAAAAAATACTTTGAACAAGCATCAAAGGATTTATTAGTTAGTGATATTAAAGTGACTGAACGTAAAGTCCAAGCAATGACTCCATTTAAGCAAGCTGTGCTTTATCGTCGTAGTCCCTTGAGTTCAACTTCGACTCAATCAGCTGCTCAAAAACTTTACGAGGGATACGGTGAAGGTGGATTGATTTCATATCCAAGAACCGACTCAACTCGTTTAAGTCAAACCTTTGTGGACCAAGCACAGGGGTACATTAAAAACAAATGAGGGGACGCTTATGTTGCGGACAATGTTAAAGGATTCTCTGGGGACCAAGATGCTCACGAGGCTATTAGACCTACCGATGTAACATTAACCCCAGAATTAGCACGTAAAACCTATCCTCAAATGTCAAATAATGAATATACGGTTTATAAATTAATCTACGAAAATACTTTGATGTCATTAATTACTCAACCAATTCGTATTTCTAAACAGTACACATACTTAAATGGTGAATACACATTTAGAAATTCATTCTCGAGTGTTAAATTTGATGGATACTATGTTGTAACTGGATACGAGCCAGATTTACCTGATCCAAATTATGAATTAAATCAAGTGGTACCAGTTGAAGAATTTATCTTTAGTGACCATGAAACTAAACCAGCTCCACGTTATAGCGAGGGTGCACTGATTGAAGCTTTAGATAATATTAAAGTCGGTCGTCCTTCGACCTTTGCTACTACAGTAAAAAATATCAAAGATCGTTTATATGTTGTTAATGAAAATTCAACCTTAAAACCAACTCAATTCGGAATTGATGTATTAGATAAATTAACCAGTTCATTTAGTGATATTATTAATGAATCATATACTGCAAAAGTCGAAGAAGAATTAGATTTAATTGCTGAAAATCAAATTGAGAAAAACACTGTAATGCAGAGTTTTTGGGATGATTTTAACAACGTTTTTGATAAAGCAAAAGACACTATGGAAAAAACTGCATATGCTTTAGAGCAATTAGAAGAACCATGTCCTTTTGACAAAGGTGTTTTGGTAATTAGAAATAATAAAAAAGGACAAAAATTTGTCGGTTGTCTTAATTTTCCAAAATGTAAGTTTGCTGCCGGAATCAATTTAGAAACCAAAGAAATTATTCCAAACGCACCAAAAGAAAAGAAGAAATAG
- a CDS encoding FAD-dependent oxidoreductase, which translates to MRILVVGANHAGTSFLRTLKTVNPNAEVVAYDRNTNTSFLGCGIAIWVGGLFKDPSCLFYSSPEILREKYGVDLKINHEILNIDRAKKEVLVKDLESGKEFVDTYDKLVFAGGTWPIEPNIKGKEYKNIMLSKLFQHAEAIVEKANDPKVKNIVVVGAGYIGVELVEAFHQKGKKVTLVDLQDRVVPNYFDVEFTSEMEERMKRDGVQLQLNEKVVEFKSKDGEHVSSVVTDKGEYKADLVIMCIGFKPNTNALPDVEKTPNGAIKVDEFQRSISDQNIYAIGDSCAMKNCVKNDYEHTALATNAVKSGLVAALHLAGANVPFPGVAGTNAINVFDCHYASTGFTKAVAVKNGFDADNIGEEYWIDNDRCEFMQDASKVACKIVYDKTTLRLLGVQIGSWGKDIHVETIYMFALAIQKQMTLPEIALTDVFFLPHFNKPFNFFLMPMLNALGIKYKA; encoded by the coding sequence ATGAGAATTTTAGTAGTTGGAGCCAACCACGCTGGGACATCTTTTTTAAGAACTTTAAAAACAGTTAATCCTAATGCTGAAGTTGTAGCTTACGATCGTAATACAAATACATCATTTTTAGGATGTGGAATTGCGATTTGAGTAGGTGGATTATTTAAAGATCCAAGTTGTTTATTCTACTCATCTCCAGAAATTTTAAGAGAAAAATATGGTGTTGATTTAAAAATCAATCACGAAATTTTAAATATTGATCGTGCTAAAAAAGAAGTTTTAGTTAAAGATCTTGAATCTGGTAAAGAATTTGTAGACACATATGACAAATTAGTTTTTGCTGGTGGAACATGACCAATTGAACCTAATATTAAAGGTAAAGAATACAAAAATATTATGCTTTCAAAATTATTCCAACACGCAGAAGCGATTGTTGAAAAAGCAAATGATCCAAAAGTTAAAAACATCGTTGTTGTTGGTGCTGGATACATTGGTGTTGAATTAGTTGAAGCATTCCATCAAAAAGGTAAAAAAGTTACTTTAGTGGATTTACAAGACCGTGTGGTACCAAATTACTTTGACGTTGAGTTTACCTCTGAGATGGAAGAAAGAATGAAACGTGATGGTGTACAACTTCAATTGAATGAAAAAGTTGTTGAATTCAAATCTAAAGATGGTGAACACGTTTCTTCTGTTGTGACCGACAAAGGGGAATATAAAGCTGATTTAGTAATTATGTGTATCGGATTTAAACCTAACACAAATGCATTGCCAGATGTTGAAAAAACTCCAAATGGTGCAATTAAAGTTGATGAATTCCAACGTTCAATTAGCGACCAAAACATCTATGCAATAGGTGATTCATGTGCAATGAAAAACTGTGTTAAAAATGATTATGAACACACTGCATTAGCAACAAACGCAGTTAAGTCAGGTCTTGTTGCCGCTTTACATTTAGCTGGTGCGAATGTACCATTCCCTGGTGTAGCTGGGACAAATGCAATTAATGTTTTTGATTGTCACTATGCTTCAACAGGATTCACAAAAGCTGTTGCGGTTAAAAATGGTTTTGATGCGGACAATATTGGGGAAGAATATTGAATCGACAATGACCGTTGTGAATTTATGCAAGATGCATCAAAAGTAGCTTGCAAGATTGTTTATGATAAAACAACTTTAAGATTACTTGGTGTACAAATCGGTTCATGAGGTAAAGATATTCACGTTGAAACAATTTACATGTTTGCTCTAGCAATTCAAAAACAAATGACATTACCAGAAATTGCTTTAACCGACGTGTTCTTCTTACCACACTTTAACAAACCATTTAACTTCTTCTTAATGCCAATGTTAAATGCATTAGGAATCAAATATAAAGCTTAA
- the dhaK gene encoding dihydroxyacetone kinase subunit DhaK → MKKLLNNVENVVSEMLKGVEYANPRVYKVEDFNVIARKEKSKKVALVSGGGAGHEPAHAGFVGKGMLDAAVSGEVFTSPTPDQVLKAIQVSDNGEGVLLIIKNYTGDVMNFEMAKEMAAMEDIAVEQVVVDDDIAVKNSLYTVGRRGVAGTVLVHKIAGAAAEKGYTLAQVKSVAEKVITNVKTLGMSLGGCTVPASGKVSFELAGDEIEMGLGIHGEPGTHREKLQSAHEHVKYMLTELLKESEIKDEEVVVLVNGLGATTLMELNIINKEVNEQLQAHGVKIYRSLVGNYMTSLEMPGFSISILKLDQETKELFDEPTFTTLF, encoded by the coding sequence ATGAAAAAATTATTAAATAATGTTGAAAACGTTGTGAGCGAAATGCTTAAAGGAGTGGAATATGCAAATCCACGTGTATACAAAGTAGAAGACTTTAATGTTATTGCTCGTAAAGAAAAAAGTAAAAAAGTTGCTTTAGTTTCAGGTGGTGGTGCAGGTCACGAACCTGCTCATGCTGGTTTTGTTGGTAAAGGTATGTTAGATGCTGCTGTGTCTGGTGAAGTGTTTACATCACCAACCCCAGATCAAGTTTTAAAAGCAATTCAAGTCAGCGATAATGGAGAAGGTGTACTTTTAATTATCAAAAACTACACCGGGGACGTTATGAACTTCGAAATGGCAAAAGAAATGGCCGCAATGGAAGATATTGCTGTAGAACAAGTTGTTGTTGATGATGATATTGCTGTTAAAAATAGCTTGTACACAGTTGGACGTCGTGGTGTTGCTGGGACAGTTTTAGTTCACAAAATTGCTGGAGCTGCAGCCGAAAAAGGATACACTTTAGCTCAAGTTAAATCAGTAGCTGAAAAAGTTATTACTAATGTAAAAACACTTGGAATGTCATTAGGTGGATGTACCGTTCCAGCTAGCGGAAAAGTAAGTTTCGAATTAGCTGGGGACGAAATCGAAATGGGATTAGGAATCCACGGAGAACCTGGTACACACCGTGAAAAACTCCAAAGTGCACATGAACATGTTAAATACATGCTTACTGAATTATTAAAAGAATCAGAAATTAAAGACGAAGAAGTAGTTGTTTTAGTCAATGGACTTGGTGCTACAACATTAATGGAATTAAATATTATTAATAAAGAAGTCAATGAACAATTACAAGCTCACGGTGTAAAAATCTACCGTTCATTAGTTGGAAACTACATGACTTCACTTGAAATGCCAGGTTTCTCAATTTCAATTCTTAAGTTAGATCAAGAAACTAAAGAATTATTTGACGAACCAACATTCACAACATTATTTTAA
- the dhaL gene encoding dihydroxyacetone kinase subunit DhaL — MENSTVLTYLDKIATKLIANSEELTELDRLIGDGDHGINIKRGFANIQEQLGAWKDANVSTIFKNCAMILMSKVGGSSGPLLASAFLGMSKVDNLNQMLLAASEGIKARGKAVVGEKTMLDIIEPASIEYDRVFKESQNHKDAMTAALAVAKIQLDKSKDLIATKGRASYLGERSKGTTDPGSLTMYLILETLAE, encoded by the coding sequence ATGGAAAATTCAACTGTATTAACTTATTTGGATAAAATTGCAACCAAATTAATTGCAAATTCTGAAGAATTAACTGAGTTAGATCGTTTAATTGGTGATGGTGACCACGGAATTAATATTAAACGTGGATTTGCAAATATTCAAGAACAATTAGGTGCTTGAAAAGATGCAAATGTAAGTACTATTTTCAAAAATTGTGCAATGATTTTAATGTCAAAAGTTGGTGGTTCTTCTGGTCCATTACTTGCGAGTGCTTTTTTAGGAATGTCTAAAGTTGACAATCTTAACCAAATGCTACTTGCTGCATCAGAGGGAATCAAAGCACGTGGAAAAGCGGTCGTAGGCGAAAAGACTATGCTGGACATTATTGAACCAGCAAGTATTGAATATGATCGTGTATTCAAAGAAAGTCAAAATCACAAAGACGCAATGACTGCTGCTTTAGCTGTTGCGAAAATTCAACTTGATAAAAGTAAAGATTTAATTGCAACTAAAGGACGTGCTAGTTATCTTGGTGAGCGTAGTAAAGGAACAACTGATCCTGGATCGCTCACTATGTACTTAATTTTAGAAACTCTTGCAGAATAA
- the dhaM gene encoding dihydroxyacetone kinase phosphoryl donor subunit DhaM → MINFVVVSHNKKLAQEAINLAKSMQMFEFEILNAGGLQDSEEYGTDATIIMDKIQELAPKGDVIVFCELGSSLMNTQMAIEMLALDNVFLANGPLVEGLIVAVSSNNPNSSVSSILDEISLLRTFDKVI, encoded by the coding sequence ATGATTAATTTTGTAGTTGTTAGTCATAATAAAAAATTAGCACAAGAAGCGATTAATCTTGCAAAATCAATGCAAATGTTTGAATTTGAAATTCTTAATGCAGGTGGTTTACAAGATAGCGAAGAATATGGTACCGATGCAACAATTATCATGGACAAAATCCAAGAATTAGCTCCTAAAGGAGATGTCATAGTTTTTTGTGAACTAGGAAGTTCATTAATGAACACTCAAATGGCAATTGAAATGCTTGCACTTGATAACGTATTTCTTGCTAATGGACCACTAGTTGAAGGTTTAATTGTTGCAGTATCTTCAAATAATCCAAATAGTTCAGTTTCAAGTATATTAGATGAAATTAGTTTATTAAGAACATTTGATAAAGTTATTTAA
- a CDS encoding S8 family serine peptidase: MLKKIYKYLGLGTISCTPFLMIGATSNEIKKEELKKISILFRVKDYNVDFINKSNMDQFETKLNNELNLMNLKWNIYRSQLVNYFSLNFENVKESDFPKVEKFLKKINNDNLLEEFSFNVYPTLNNKSEYSVPILGPFKLDDSTDMDKNAYVVNPHLTNFLSNRLTSGDRDNINLYRFDKVNRINVGVFEVSDKNEYLVNFGDSDYFFTDKWNKGVNQVFHVNNGAGARISEHATLVASIIGGKGGVNLHTRIYSDGYSGEGDFFRKIENLILKNDCSVINTSFGAMSEGATPDVIKWYSKYNPDSSFFDSLMIRKPEVLFVTSAGNNGETWFNDLLGHKLAWNGIVVGSNNEKGEISSFSSRSNFTDRKRVTLLANGEKYYKKHDGTSFSAPFISGILSYTLQEYKNKYDLGKNNIIALAASSTSTYSLNKNNEKLSEYGAGTFDYSKLKKSFDSLQYIKVTDKWSISTMFSHTHLTKDKEMLLKTIEADKNDVIRGAIAWESEFVHKNNNKEEERKFPFVRNFDLILKDDKGNVLASSDSNFQNLEYIKFNVNKKGKYKWVLVRKQDLDFPTYSDLPTYKNYISSWRTTEIAFSNTIGKD, translated from the coding sequence ATGTTAAAAAAAATTTATAAATATTTAGGACTAGGAACTATATCCTGTACTCCATTCTTAATGATTGGTGCAACAAGCAATGAAATAAAAAAAGAAGAATTAAAAAAAATTTCAATTTTATTTAGAGTAAAAGATTATAACGTTGACTTTATTAATAAATCTAATATGGATCAATTTGAAACAAAACTTAATAATGAATTAAATTTAATGAACCTTAAATGAAACATTTATAGAAGTCAACTCGTAAATTATTTTTCATTAAATTTTGAAAACGTAAAAGAAAGTGATTTTCCAAAAGTTGAAAAATTTTTGAAAAAAATAAATAACGATAATTTATTAGAAGAATTTAGTTTTAATGTTTATCCAACTTTAAATAATAAAAGCGAATATTCAGTACCAATTCTGGGACCTTTTAAACTTGATGATAGCACTGACATGGATAAAAACGCTTATGTTGTTAATCCACATTTAACAAATTTTCTGTCAAATAGATTGACTTCAGGCGACAGAGATAATATAAATCTTTATAGATTCGACAAGGTTAATAGAATTAATGTCGGTGTATTTGAAGTTAGTGACAAAAATGAGTATCTAGTAAATTTTGGAGACTCTGATTATTTTTTCACTGATAAATGAAACAAAGGAGTTAATCAAGTATTTCATGTTAATAATGGAGCAGGTGCGAGAATTTCGGAACATGCAACACTGGTCGCCTCGATAATTGGTGGTAAAGGAGGTGTAAATCTTCATACAAGAATTTATAGTGATGGATATAGCGGTGAAGGTGATTTTTTTAGAAAAATAGAAAATTTAATTTTAAAAAATGATTGTTCAGTAATTAACACATCATTTGGTGCTATGTCTGAAGGTGCAACACCAGATGTTATAAAGTGATATTCAAAATATAATCCAGATTCATCATTTTTCGATTCTTTAATGATAAGAAAACCAGAAGTACTTTTTGTTACTTCGGCAGGAAATAACGGTGAAACTTGATTTAATGATTTATTAGGACATAAATTAGCTTGAAATGGTATAGTCGTAGGTTCTAATAATGAAAAAGGTGAAATTAGCAGTTTTTCAAGTCGTTCTAATTTCACAGATAGAAAAAGAGTAACACTTTTAGCAAATGGTGAAAAATATTACAAAAAACACGATGGAACTAGTTTTTCAGCTCCATTCATTAGTGGAATTTTATCTTACACACTTCAAGAATATAAAAATAAATATGACTTAGGTAAAAATAATATAATTGCTTTAGCTGCTTCAAGTACTTCAACTTATTCATTAAATAAAAATAATGAAAAATTATCTGAATATGGAGCAGGTACTTTTGATTATTCAAAACTAAAAAAATCTTTTGACTCTTTACAATATATTAAAGTAACAGATAAATGAAGTATCTCAACAATGTTTTCACATACACACTTAACCAAAGATAAGGAAATGCTTTTAAAAACAATAGAAGCTGATAAAAATGATGTTATTAGAGGTGCGATTGCTTGAGAAAGTGAATTCGTACATAAAAACAATAACAAAGAAGAAGAAAGAAAATTTCCATTCGTAAGAAATTTTGATCTAATTTTAAAAGATGATAAAGGTAATGTTCTGGCTAGTTCTGATTCAAATTTTCAAAATCTGGAATATATTAAATTCAACGTAAATAAAAAAGGTAAATATAAATGAGTATTAGTGAGAAAACAAGATTTGGATTTTCCGACATATTCTGATTTACCAACATACAAAAATTATATTTCAAGCTGAAGAACAACGGAAATAGCTTTTTCAAACACAATAGGCAAAGATTAA
- the rpmB gene encoding 50S ribosomal protein L28, producing MARKDMITGKGPQFGNTRSHAMNASRRKFNVNLQKVRVKTASGVKTLRVSAKTIKTLKSKNLI from the coding sequence ATGGCAAGAAAAGATATGATTACTGGTAAAGGACCTCAATTTGGAAACACACGTTCACACGCTATGAACGCTTCAAGAAGAAAATTTAATGTCAACTTACAAAAAGTTAGAGTTAAAACAGCTTCAGGTGTTAAAACTTTAAGAGTTAGTGCCAAAACAATCAAAACATTAAAAAGCAAAAATTTAATTTAA
- a CDS encoding energy-coupling factor transporter transmembrane component T family protein, translated as MKSVFGRYIPGDSYVHKLDPRIKIILTINYIVLTFISSYFIDTLLILLPLVITYVISTKRISPLINSVKFPLFITFFIFIINVYSLKYNDSSYKDWAIPIWKQKDIYITYEAINKTITLFLRIYIMIMVTTLLTNTTKPILLTKAIEDLLLPLKLFFVPVHIIAMIISISLRFIPTLLDEANRIVKAQTSRGVDFKNGKIKEKVVAFTTLIIPLFVSSFSKAEDLSNAMETRGYNPYKKRTRYRKLQFGLGDALVLLWLILLTSFIIINHVNAFDYLPNWYTYYFKIV; from the coding sequence ATGAAAAGTGTTTTTGGACGTTATATCCCTGGTGATAGTTATGTACACAAGCTTGATCCAAGAATTAAGATTATTCTAACAATCAATTACATTGTTTTAACATTTATTTCGTCATATTTCATTGATACTTTATTAATTTTGTTACCTTTAGTAATTACATATGTTATTTCAACAAAACGAATTTCACCATTAATTAATTCTGTTAAATTTCCTTTATTTATAACATTTTTTATTTTTATTATTAATGTTTATTCGCTTAAATATAATGATAGTTCTTATAAAGATTGAGCGATTCCAATTTGAAAACAAAAAGATATTTATATTACTTATGAAGCTATAAATAAGACAATTACTTTGTTTTTAAGAATCTATATTATGATTATGGTGACAACTTTATTAACAAATACAACTAAACCAATTTTGTTAACCAAGGCAATCGAGGATTTACTTTTACCTTTAAAATTATTTTTTGTTCCAGTTCATATTATCGCTATGATTATTTCAATCTCCTTGCGTTTTATTCCGACATTATTAGATGAAGCTAACAGAATCGTCAAAGCTCAAACATCACGTGGTGTGGACTTTAAAAATGGAAAAATTAAAGAAAAAGTTGTTGCATTCACTACCTTAATAATCCCTTTATTCGTATCCAGTTTTTCCAAAGCTGAAGATTTATCAAACGCAATGGAAACACGAGGATATAATCCATACAAAAAAAGAACTCGTTATCGTAAATTGCAATTTGGTTTAGGAGATGCTTTAGTATTATTATGATTGATTCTATTAACTTCATTTATTATTATTAATCATGTTAATGCATTTGACTATTTACCTAATTGATACACCTATTATTTTAAAATTGTTTAA
- a CDS encoding energy-coupling factor transporter ATPase: MQIKVEKLGQIFNEKTPLEFHSLNNVNVEINQGEYIGIIGQTGSGKTTFVQHLNALLFPKEGQISWFFDNDIEQIKSQANSKKSFFNFANKNKQIQEHEHILIDYKTKSRKVKKVKLLRKKIGVVFQFAEYQLFKNTIKEDIAFGPMIFGVPKEEAFERAREYLKIVGMDESYLERSPFELSGGQKRRVAIAGILAMEPDVLIVDEPTAGLDPVGIREILDIFSKMHDRGTTIINVSHDLDNILKHSKRVLVFQNGTIVKDGDTYDVLRDSKFLFDNHLQPPKLFQFIDKIEANGINVPKVRSLDELADFLNSRKEQK, from the coding sequence ATGCAAATAAAAGTTGAAAAATTAGGTCAAATCTTTAATGAAAAAACTCCTTTAGAATTTCACTCATTAAATAATGTTAATGTTGAAATTAATCAAGGAGAATATATCGGAATAATCGGTCAAACAGGTTCAGGTAAAACAACTTTTGTGCAACACTTAAACGCTTTACTTTTTCCAAAAGAAGGTCAAATTAGTTGATTTTTTGATAATGATATTGAACAAATAAAATCACAAGCGAATTCAAAGAAATCTTTCTTTAATTTTGCAAACAAAAACAAACAAATTCAAGAACATGAACATATTTTAATCGACTACAAAACTAAATCTCGTAAGGTTAAAAAGGTTAAATTATTAAGAAAAAAAATTGGTGTTGTTTTTCAATTTGCCGAATATCAACTTTTTAAAAATACAATCAAGGAAGATATTGCTTTTGGTCCAATGATTTTTGGTGTGCCAAAAGAAGAAGCTTTTGAACGTGCAAGGGAATATCTTAAAATAGTCGGAATGGATGAATCTTATTTAGAAAGAAGTCCGTTTGAACTCTCTGGTGGACAAAAGAGAAGAGTCGCAATTGCAGGAATTTTAGCAATGGAACCGGATGTTTTAATTGTTGATGAACCAACTGCCGGATTAGATCCTGTTGGAATTCGAGAAATTTTGGATATTTTTAGCAAAATGCATGATCGTGGAACGACTATTATTAACGTATCTCATGATTTGGATAATATTTTAAAACATTCAAAACGTGTTTTAGTATTTCAAAATGGAACCATTGTTAAAGATGGTGACACTTATGATGTTTTAAGAGATAGTAAATTCTTGTTTGATAATCATTTACAACCTCCAAAATTATTCCAATTCATCGATAAAATTGAAGCTAATGGAATTAATGTTCCGAAAGTTCGTTCACTTGATGAATTAGCTGATTTTTTAAATTCAAGAAAGGAGCAAAAATAG
- a CDS encoding energy-coupling factor transporter ATPase: protein MIKLENITFRYRENFKPALENVSFEIEDGQYVAILGHNGSGKSTLSKILVGLAKPQSGKIWIDGIQYSKENLVHVRNKIGIIFQNPDNQFIGASVEDDIAFGLENRCVPQEKMAEIVKKYSLEVGMEKYLNREPDRLSGGQKQRVAIASVLALDPKVMIFDEVTSMLDPVGKEKVLSIIKDLQSTRQKTLISITHDMDEAILADYCLVFADGKLIAKGSPKEILNNKEIIEIAKIDSPFIYKLSQKLNGIEPTYDESELINQICK from the coding sequence ATGATTAAATTGGAAAACATTACTTTTAGATATAGAGAAAATTTTAAACCAGCCCTAGAAAATGTTTCTTTTGAAATTGAAGATGGACAGTATGTGGCCATTCTGGGACATAATGGTTCTGGTAAAAGTACATTATCAAAAATTTTAGTCGGTTTAGCAAAACCTCAAAGTGGAAAAATTTGAATTGACGGAATTCAATACAGTAAAGAAAATTTAGTTCACGTTCGTAATAAAATCGGGATTATTTTCCAAAATCCTGATAACCAATTTATTGGTGCTTCTGTTGAAGATGATATTGCTTTTGGACTTGAAAATAGATGTGTACCACAGGAAAAAATGGCTGAAATTGTTAAAAAATACAGTCTCGAAGTCGGAATGGAAAAATATCTTAATCGTGAACCTGATCGACTTTCTGGTGGACAAAAACAACGTGTGGCCATCGCTAGTGTTTTAGCTTTAGATCCTAAAGTTATGATTTTTGACGAAGTTACATCAATGTTGGATCCAGTCGGAAAGGAAAAAGTTCTTTCAATCATTAAAGATCTACAAAGTACACGTCAAAAAACTCTAATTTCAATCACACACGATATGGATGAAGCAATTTTAGCAGATTATTGTTTAGTTTTTGCTGATGGTAAGTTAATTGCCAAGGGTTCTCCAAAAGAAATTTTGAACAATAAAGAAATTATCGAAATTGCTAAAATCGATTCACCTTTTATTTATAAATTAAGCCAAAAGTTAAACGGAATAGAACCTACATACGATGAAAGCGAGTTAATTAATCAAATATGCAAATAA